From Montipora foliosa isolate CH-2021 chromosome 6, ASM3666993v2, whole genome shotgun sequence, a single genomic window includes:
- the LOC138007725 gene encoding acyloxyacyl hydrolase-like, which translates to MAFVVNVCLFVVVILLCLCWTPSRTDAVGRSSFGLPKGVNGGYGCLVCTAVVALTEQISDVHNETFVKAYGKLCEFLPVLYRNACVALGDFYIPLVIDLLTEKLSADVICNALSLCYQEKGQPYCHAFPSRRHFRGDVLQPKKKVFSKLFDENESFYGSKVPATFNPCSLPGVNELCDLLNHVFKSDLPLVDLDNDTYSAFLQSWRGSSWRGRDCDDINHLHHPGTKPRYSDVIFDSNCNGIHGIHRSGMPFEDLFCKDTGNLGVIVIGDSVAGHFHIPPEWLTAIKFFSGEIFKNAAFIAENEFDWPQLSVYTGYLRKSRWPMERGHSNSIYLKLWERNHCNHRDYQNLAKNGADSFEANSRLLPSMARNQTHDQPALVFYSLIGNDVCHHVHNLSAMTTPQEMHENVLETLHTLDKRLPSGSHVILIGLVDGRILFNSLHNRIHPIGKLRGDVTYEQLYDFLNCLQISPCFGWLNSNETIRNLTSERAAQLTTVLQTVAETSRFENFDLYFFECPILEVLKEWVEKGGKVYELIEPVDGFHPTMKAETLMADALWRTMESKIPHVLGKVNPYNFQIRLVFGDQGGY; encoded by the exons ATGGCGTTCGTTGTAAACGTTTGCCTGTTTGTGGTGGTCATTCTCTTATGCTTGTGTTGGACTCCAAGTCGTACAGATGCTGTAGGGAGAAGTTCCTTCGGCCTACCAAAAGGAGTCAATGGTGGTTACGGTTGCCTTGTCTGTACTGCAGTGGTTGCTCTTACCGAACAGATAAGCGACGTTCACAACGAAACGTTCGTCAAAGCATACGGCAAGCTTTGCGAGTTTCTTCCCGTTCTCTACAGAAATGCTTGTGTTGCATTGGGAGATTTCTATATACCACTGGTTATTGACCTATTAACAGAGAAATTGTCAGCGGATGTCATTTGCAATGCACTTTCTCTTTGTTATCAAGAGAAAGGGCAACCATATTGTCATGCTTTTCCTTCAAGAAGACATTTCCGAGGCGACGTTTTACAACCCAAAAAGAAGGTGTTCTCGAAACTGTTCGACGAAAACGAGAGTTTTTATGGATCGAAAGTCCCCGCAACTTTCAATCCATGTTCTCTTCCTGGTGTGAATGAACTATGTGATCTGTTAAATCATGTTTTTAAAAGTGATTTGCCTCTGGTAGATTTAGATAATGATACCTACAGTGCTTTTCTTCAATCTTGGAGAGGTTCGTCCTGGCGAGGACGAGATTGTGATGATATTAATCACTTGCATCATCCAGGAACAAAGCCAAGATACAGTGATGTAATTTTTGACTCTAACTGCAATGGTATTCATGGCATACACCGCAGTGGAATGCCATTTGAAGACTTGTTTTGCAAAG ATACTGGTAATCTTGGTGTCATCGTCATTGGTGATTCAGTGGCAGGACACTTCCATATCCCACCTGAGTGGTTGACAGCAATTAAGTTCTTTTCTGGGGAGATCTTCAAAAATGCTGCCTTCATCGCAGAAAATGAATTTGACTGGCCTCAGCTGTCTGTGTATACTGGCTACTTGAGAAAATCAAG gtgGCCAATGGAAAGAGGCCATAGTAATTCTATTTATCTCAAACTATGGGAAAGAAACCATTGCAACCACCGAGACTACCAAAATCTAGCGAAGAATGGGGCTGACTCCTTTGAGGCAAACTCCAGACTGCTTCCAAGCATGGCACGAAACCAGACCCATGATCAACCAGCACTGGTGTTCTATTCTCTCATTGGCAATGATGTCTGCCACCATGTGCATAATTTGAGTGCAATGACCACTCCCCAAGAGATGCATGAAAATGTTTTGGAAACGTTGCACACTTTAGACAAGCGATTACCTAGTGGAAGCCATGTTATTCTCATAGGTCTGGTGGATGGTCGCATTCTTTTCAACAGTCTCCATAATCGCATTCATCCCATCGGCAAATTGAGGGGAGATGTGACTTATGAACAGTTGtatgattttttaaattgtcTACAAATTTCACCATGTTTCGGTTGGTTGAATTCTAACGAGACCATCAGAAATTTAACCAGTGAACgagcagctcagttgacaaccGTGTTACAGACTGTGGCAGAAACATCAAGATTCGAAAATTTTGATTTGTATTTCTTCGAATGCCCAATTCTCGAAGTTCTTAAG GAATGGGTAGAGAAAGGAGGCAAAGTGTATGAGCTAATTGAACCTGTGGATGGATTTCACCCAACAATGAAAGCAGAGACACTTATGGCCGATGCATTGTGGAGAACTATGGAGTCCAAGATTCCCCATGTACTTGGAAAAGtcaatccctataattttcagaTTAGGCTAGTTTTTGGAGATCAAGGTGGTTATTGA
- the LOC138007727 gene encoding uncharacterized protein, giving the protein MKETDAIFIWVLCLLATIIQGRGSPVRRERSNAKKSGKHGIVKRQQAYYQVKAPMLYGYAYQRSAVDREKVSHRGHPLPVIRKGSCLRSCQHRCTPACDFSCCVRPSNPATPPRPLARPALPQESCAFYCPRSCFPECSPICCKPQLSAPAVPAPILRPPPPPPCPASCPSSCYPRCTPSCCYPLPLPVMAPPIPQGQCPQMRCSQVCYPKCSPVCCASTLSPSLTPPSLPPPAPPPIVIPLPLPVLSCPDPCPSSCLPSCSPRCCSGFQTQSQINTQPPPIIILEPPPVPFESTCPASCPASCAPQCSPSCCSSPLKKAPLSLSPQPPPQPPPQPSPQAPPVLPAPAPLPLAQTCPGSCPDTCAPNCDTDCCCGPKYNPNDVRGLYPLDSSPDCLLNKDRRSRVHDVHEQ; this is encoded by the exons ATGAAAGAAACTGATGCAATTTTCATCTGGGTATTATGTCTTTTGGCTACTATTATACAAGGGAGAGGAAGCCCAGTGCGGAGAGAAAGatcaaatgcaaaaaaatccG GTAAACATGGCATAGTTAAGAGACAGCAGGCTTATTACCAAGTGAAAGCACCAATGTTATATGGTTATGCCTACCAAAGAAGCGCAGTGGATCGAGAAAAAGTTTCCCACAGAGGCCACCCGCTACCGGTAATTAGgaaag GAAGTTGTCTTAGATCATGTCAACACAGATGCACTCCTGCGTGTGATTTTAGCTGCTGTGTGCGACCATCTAATCCAGCAACTCCCCCTCGTCCTCTGGCCCGTCCTGCGCTGCCTCAAGAGTCTTGTGCGTTTTATTGTCCTCGTTCGTGTTTTCCCGAGTGCAGTCCGATCTGCTGCAAACCACAATTGTCTGCACCAGCAGTGCCAGCCCCAATATTGCGTCCTCCTCCGCCCCCTCCTTGTCCTGCCAGCTGTCCTTCATCTTGCTATCCTCGGTGTACGCCGTCATGTTGTTACCCGCTCCCGCTACCCGTGATGGCACCTCCCATTCCACAAGGGCAGTGTCCTCAGATGCGGTGTTCGCAAGTGTGCTATCCAAAATGTTCACCGGTTTGTTGTGCATCAACTCTGAGCCCCTCGCTTACTCCTCCATCTCTTCCGCCTCCAGCCCCGCCCCCAATAGTCATCCCACTCCCACTCCCAGTCCTTTCATGTCCAGACCCTTGTCCATCATCATGTCTTCCATCTTGCTCTCCTCGATGCTGCTCTGGCTTCCAGACACAGTCTCAAATAAACACACAACCCCCTCCCATAATAATTCTCGAACCACCACCTGTGCCTTTTGAGTCAACTTGTCCTGCATCCTGTCCAGCCTCTTGTGCCCCGCAATGTAGCCCATCTTGTTGTTCCTCGCCACTGAAGAAAGCCCCGCTGAGTCTATCACCCCAGCCCCCTCCTCAGCCTCCACCTCAACCCTCACCTCAGGCCCCTCCTGTATTGCCAGCTCCCGCTCCCCTTCCTTTAGCGCAGACATGCCCTGGTTCGTGCCCCGACACATGCGCCCCCAACTGTGATACAGACTGTTGCTGCGGACCTAAATACAACCCAAACGACGTCAGAGGTCTGTACCCACTGGATTCTTCCCCAGACTGCTTATTAAACAAGGACAGGCGAAGTCGTGTACATGACGTTCATGAACAGTAA